The following coding sequences lie in one Klebsiella huaxiensis genomic window:
- a CDS encoding beta-ketoacyl-ACP synthase III, which yields MYTKIVGTGSYLPEHVRTNAELENMVDTSDEWIVTRTGIRERRIAAPNETVATMGFAAAKNALDMAGVKPEQIGLIIVATTSGTHAFPSSACQVQSMLGIKGCPAFDVAAACAGFTYALSVADQYVKNGAVDYALVIGADVLARTCDPTDRGTIIIFGDGAGAVVLGASEEPGIISTHLHADGSYGELLTLPNADRVDPDNSIYLTMAGNEVFKVAVTELAHIVDETLAANNLERSALDWLVPHQANLRIISATAKKLGMSMDNVVVTLDRHGNTSAASVPCALDEAVRDGRIQRGQLILLEAFGGGFTWGSALVRF from the coding sequence ATGTATACGAAGATTGTTGGTACCGGCAGTTATCTGCCTGAGCACGTGCGTACGAACGCTGAATTAGAAAACATGGTAGATACGTCTGACGAGTGGATTGTCACTCGTACAGGTATCCGTGAGCGTCGTATTGCCGCACCGAATGAAACAGTTGCTACGATGGGCTTTGCAGCCGCTAAGAATGCACTGGACATGGCGGGCGTTAAGCCGGAACAAATTGGTCTGATTATTGTTGCGACCACCTCCGGTACCCATGCATTTCCAAGTTCTGCTTGCCAGGTTCAATCGATGCTGGGCATTAAGGGTTGCCCGGCGTTTGACGTTGCTGCTGCATGTGCAGGTTTCACCTACGCGCTGAGCGTCGCCGATCAATACGTTAAAAACGGTGCGGTTGATTACGCGCTGGTCATTGGTGCTGATGTGCTGGCGCGAACCTGCGATCCGACCGATCGTGGAACCATCATCATCTTTGGTGATGGCGCTGGTGCGGTTGTGCTGGGCGCTTCTGAAGAGCCGGGTATTATCTCTACGCATCTGCATGCGGATGGTAGCTACGGTGAACTGCTGACGCTGCCGAACGCCGATCGTGTTGATCCTGACAACTCAATTTATCTGACGATGGCGGGCAACGAAGTCTTTAAAGTTGCCGTGACCGAACTGGCGCATATCGTTGATGAGACCCTGGCGGCGAATAACCTAGAGCGTTCTGCGCTGGATTGGCTGGTGCCGCATCAGGCCAACCTGCGTATTATCAGCGCCACGGCGAAAAAGCTGGGGATGTCGATGGATAACGTGGTGGTCACTCTCGACAGACATGGTAATACTTCAGCAGCCTCTGTTCCTTGCGCGCTGGATGAGGCCGTTCGTGATGGCCGTATCCAGCGTGGTCAGCTCATTCTGCTGGAAGCCTTTGGTGGTGGTTTCACCTGGGGTTCCGCGCTGGTTCGTTTTTAG
- a CDS encoding sulfite exporter TauE/SafE family protein, whose amino-acid sequence MSFNTDFLLVGLMQIVGFFVQGCTGFGCTVIAASVTNGLLGTSVGVPYGTLITLPFLYFLAVRTWRDVSWKDLGKIVALCVPGILVGNYLFYTISPNVAKICIGAMVTIIAVMNIYKHIVNPLIFKKAEAINVPDTTAKKCFRYGCLILGGVVHGAFTIGGPLITVYTIEAVKEKEKFRNTMNMVWVVFNTWNAFNQYRNGAWTEHLGGALTIGFPMAAIGFFLGMAFLQRINKETFLRIVYCVLLFVGGNMLFTSLMALA is encoded by the coding sequence ATGAGTTTTAATACTGATTTTTTACTTGTCGGCCTGATGCAAATTGTCGGGTTTTTTGTTCAGGGATGTACCGGATTTGGCTGTACTGTTATCGCGGCATCAGTGACCAACGGTTTACTAGGAACGTCGGTAGGGGTACCTTACGGTACGTTGATTACCTTACCTTTTTTATATTTTCTGGCGGTCAGAACCTGGCGTGATGTTTCCTGGAAAGATTTAGGGAAAATAGTCGCCCTGTGCGTTCCGGGAATATTAGTCGGTAACTACTTATTTTATACAATTAGTCCCAATGTAGCGAAAATCTGTATTGGCGCAATGGTCACGATTATTGCAGTAATGAACATTTACAAGCATATCGTCAATCCATTGATCTTTAAAAAAGCAGAAGCTATTAATGTGCCCGATACGACAGCGAAAAAATGCTTTCGCTATGGTTGTCTTATTTTAGGTGGTGTTGTGCATGGTGCGTTCACTATCGGTGGGCCGCTGATTACCGTTTACACCATCGAAGCCGTTAAGGAAAAAGAAAAATTCCGTAATACCATGAATATGGTATGGGTGGTATTTAACACCTGGAACGCCTTTAACCAGTATCGTAATGGCGCATGGACGGAACATCTTGGTGGCGCTCTGACTATCGGTTTCCCTATGGCGGCGATCGGCTTCTTCCTGGGGATGGCCTTCCTGCAGCGCATTAACAAAGAGACGTTCCTGCGTATCGTTTACTGTGTGCTGCTATTCGTCGGCGGCAACATGCTCTTTACCAGCCTGATGGCTCTGGCTTAA
- a CDS encoding iron-containing alcohol dehydrogenase, protein MMKSFNFKIPQNIEFGIGCLNKLPQILKENHSENVLLISDPGLEGLGVVKKIEDIIAAAGIHHTTWLGVIPNPTVDVVNEATAVYKKCGATSIVALGGGSSIDVAKAVGVLVNYGGSITDYEGSNKVPGPIIPMIAIPTTAGTGSEVTASSVITDEARNYKLSVISYEILPKYALLDPELIMTAPSHIAAACGIDALIHALEAYLSTSASPFSDAMAEKAMELIGGSLRRFIANRKDEAAACDMMLGSNFAGIAFAWARLGNVHAMSHPVSAFFHVPHGVANAILLPTVIEYNALADCGRYEVIYNYIREGNGVLNGFKPQMLVEEIKKLNVDCGIPDSLSAVGVKAEMIPDMAKDAMKSGNILVNPRQSTLKDIIALYEKAL, encoded by the coding sequence ATGATGAAAAGCTTTAACTTTAAAATACCGCAAAACATTGAGTTTGGTATCGGCTGCCTAAATAAACTGCCGCAAATCTTAAAGGAAAATCATTCTGAAAATGTGCTCTTGATTTCCGACCCTGGTCTCGAAGGTCTTGGGGTAGTAAAAAAGATAGAAGATATTATTGCAGCTGCGGGAATTCATCATACTACCTGGTTGGGAGTGATTCCGAATCCGACTGTAGACGTCGTAAATGAAGCAACTGCGGTCTACAAGAAATGTGGTGCAACGAGTATCGTGGCGCTCGGCGGCGGTAGTTCGATAGATGTTGCGAAAGCAGTGGGTGTATTAGTTAATTATGGTGGAAGCATCACTGACTACGAAGGGAGCAATAAAGTACCTGGACCGATTATTCCGATGATCGCGATCCCGACCACGGCGGGAACGGGGAGTGAGGTCACGGCTTCGTCGGTCATTACGGATGAAGCCAGGAACTATAAACTCTCAGTTATCAGTTATGAGATTCTGCCAAAATATGCACTTTTGGACCCCGAGTTGATCATGACTGCACCATCACATATTGCTGCTGCATGCGGTATTGATGCGTTGATTCATGCCTTAGAAGCCTATTTATCCACCAGCGCCTCTCCGTTTTCTGATGCCATGGCAGAAAAAGCGATGGAATTAATTGGTGGTAGCCTGCGTCGGTTTATTGCGAATAGAAAAGATGAGGCAGCAGCATGTGACATGATGCTGGGAAGCAATTTTGCCGGTATCGCCTTTGCGTGGGCCAGATTGGGTAATGTGCATGCGATGAGCCATCCGGTAAGCGCTTTTTTCCATGTACCACATGGTGTCGCGAACGCAATCCTTCTACCAACGGTGATTGAATATAATGCGCTTGCCGATTGTGGACGCTATGAGGTGATTTATAATTATATCCGTGAAGGCAATGGTGTATTAAATGGATTTAAGCCGCAGATGCTTGTTGAGGAAATTAAAAAACTTAATGTCGACTGTGGAATTCCTGACTCACTGTCTGCTGTTGGTGTTAAGGCTGAAATGATCCCTGATATGGCAAAAGATGCTATGAAAAGCGGTAATATTCTGGTGAACCCACGGCAGTCGACATTAAAGGATATTATTGCACTTTACGAAAAGGCGTTATGA
- the yceD gene encoding 23S rRNA accumulation protein YceD → MQKVKLPLTLDPVRTAQKRLDYQGIYTRDQVVRVADSVVSVDSDVECSISFAIDNQRLAVINGNATVSVTLECQRCGKPFPYHVHTTYCFSPVRNDEQAEALPEAYEPIEVNEFGEIDLLALVEDEIILFLPVVPVHDSEHCEVSDADMVFGELPEEAQKPNPFAVLASLKHK, encoded by the coding sequence ATGCAAAAGGTAAAATTACCCCTGACTCTCGATCCGGTTCGCACGGCTCAAAAACGCTTAGATTACCAAGGTATCTATACCCGTGATCAAGTTGTGCGTGTCGCCGATTCTGTTGTCAGCGTGGACAGCGATGTGGAATGCAGCATATCGTTCGCTATTGATAATCAGCGCCTTGCCGTGATAAACGGCAATGCAACGGTGTCGGTAACCCTCGAGTGCCAGCGTTGCGGGAAACCGTTCCCTTATCATGTCCACACAACGTATTGTTTCAGCCCCGTCAGAAATGACGAACAGGCGGAAGCACTGCCGGAAGCGTATGAGCCGATTGAGGTTAACGAATTCGGTGAAATCGATCTGCTGGCGCTTGTTGAAGATGAAATTATCCTCTTCTTGCCTGTAGTTCCGGTGCATGATTCTGAACACTGTGAAGTGTCCGACGCGGACATGGTCTTTGGCGAACTGCCTGAAGAGGCACAAAAACCAAACCCATTTGCCGTATTAGCCAGCTTAAAGCATAAGTAA
- the hpfG gene encoding (2S)-3-sulfopropanediol dehydratase, whose product MKVNHTTACGTQPFDKTYSLGYQVHHEDWSPYPRVNRLRQAFLDRPYDIDVERLRLVTEAYQKHEDAPRKLKCARAFENILLNTKLYIYDEDLILGEIAAPAKASPIYPEFSVNWIINEILHSPFEERANDQFYIRNDEERKEIVELCRYWEGKTVDDLINSRLEKDQTKGSEVGEKIFQTNLYHYAGAGHLAIDYARLMAVGYNGLIDNAQAGLEKLSKRDPEYGDKRDFYTAMIIELEAAKKYIARYAKLAQESAEKEENPQRKKELETMALNCQQIAGGVPQTFWQALQLFNFATTLIQIESNGHSISYGRMDQWLYPWFAADMKNNTMTKEFALELIEVQYVKMNNPTKLKDKGTVAVRNGRGFGGESLTIGGVDREGNDATNDLTMLMLEGSAHTRMMNPWVCVRMHENTPYELKIKTVECIRAGYGHPKLFNDAPSIKGMLRKGMTLEEARDYCVVGCVELDLAGKEYGWHDAAYVNTPKMMEMVVNGGRSLSTGEQLGPDTGSLDTYKSFDEVLASVDQQFEYWTDQMCSSLNIIDNAHRELKPVPYVSAFYEDCMISGKDLTEGGAKYNGIAPQAAGMATCADSLATIKQLVFDEKRYSGAEMLQAVKDNWVGHEKLYALVNSSKVRHYGNDDDYADDLFKFMFECYCRHISGRKTPRGGEFSPGVYSVNANVGMGLNTNASIDGRKKFEPISDNMGPVHTDGGSHDICGPTALVNSLTKVDHSLATNGTLMNLRFPQEAVAGVEGRDNLVSFIDEYIAKQAMHVQFNIMSSATMRAAQKKPEDYKDMLVRVAGYSAYFVELGKPLQKDLIQRTELHF is encoded by the coding sequence ATGAAAGTGAATCATACTACTGCATGTGGGACCCAGCCTTTTGATAAGACCTATAGCCTGGGCTATCAAGTTCATCATGAAGACTGGTCTCCATATCCCCGTGTCAATCGCCTGCGGCAGGCGTTTCTCGACAGACCCTATGATATTGATGTTGAGCGCTTAAGACTGGTAACTGAAGCATATCAGAAGCATGAAGATGCACCGCGTAAGCTGAAGTGTGCCAGGGCGTTTGAAAACATCCTGCTGAATACCAAATTATATATTTATGATGAAGATCTTATTCTTGGTGAAATAGCTGCTCCGGCCAAAGCATCACCGATATATCCTGAGTTCTCTGTTAACTGGATCATTAATGAGATCCTGCATTCTCCTTTTGAGGAGCGTGCCAACGATCAGTTCTATATTCGCAATGATGAGGAACGCAAGGAAATCGTTGAGCTTTGCCGATATTGGGAAGGTAAAACCGTTGATGATTTGATCAACAGTCGGCTTGAAAAAGATCAGACTAAAGGGTCTGAAGTTGGCGAGAAGATATTCCAGACCAATCTTTATCATTATGCCGGAGCAGGGCATCTGGCGATTGATTACGCCCGTTTAATGGCTGTGGGTTATAACGGTCTGATCGACAATGCGCAAGCCGGATTGGAAAAGTTAAGCAAGCGTGATCCTGAATATGGCGACAAGCGTGACTTCTATACAGCGATGATTATCGAACTTGAAGCGGCTAAAAAATATATTGCGCGATATGCAAAATTGGCTCAAGAGTCTGCTGAAAAAGAAGAAAACCCGCAGAGAAAGAAAGAGCTCGAAACCATGGCATTAAACTGTCAGCAGATCGCTGGTGGGGTACCGCAGACATTCTGGCAAGCGCTGCAGTTGTTCAATTTCGCCACAACGCTAATCCAAATTGAAAGTAATGGGCACTCCATTTCCTATGGCCGCATGGATCAGTGGCTTTATCCGTGGTTCGCGGCGGACATGAAGAACAACACGATGACTAAAGAGTTCGCACTTGAGTTAATCGAAGTTCAGTACGTGAAGATGAATAACCCCACCAAGCTAAAAGACAAAGGCACCGTTGCGGTGCGTAACGGTCGTGGTTTTGGCGGTGAAAGCCTGACTATTGGCGGCGTCGATCGTGAGGGGAATGATGCGACTAACGATCTGACGATGCTGATGCTGGAAGGTTCAGCCCATACGCGAATGATGAACCCGTGGGTTTGCGTACGTATGCATGAAAATACGCCCTATGAATTAAAAATTAAGACCGTTGAGTGTATTCGTGCCGGCTATGGTCATCCGAAGCTGTTCAATGATGCACCTTCTATTAAGGGGATGCTGCGCAAGGGAATGACTCTTGAAGAGGCCAGAGATTACTGCGTTGTTGGCTGTGTTGAGCTGGATTTAGCGGGTAAAGAGTATGGCTGGCATGATGCGGCTTATGTGAATACGCCTAAAATGATGGAGATGGTGGTCAACGGTGGCCGCAGTCTTAGTACCGGAGAGCAGCTTGGGCCCGATACTGGTAGCCTGGATACCTATAAGAGTTTTGATGAAGTTCTGGCAAGCGTCGATCAACAGTTTGAATACTGGACCGATCAAATGTGCAGCAGTCTGAATATTATCGATAATGCGCATCGCGAGCTGAAGCCTGTTCCCTACGTCTCCGCTTTCTATGAAGACTGTATGATTTCAGGTAAGGATCTGACTGAAGGCGGCGCGAAGTACAACGGTATTGCTCCGCAGGCGGCGGGTATGGCGACCTGTGCGGACAGTCTGGCTACCATTAAACAACTGGTGTTCGACGAGAAGCGGTATAGCGGTGCTGAGATGCTGCAGGCAGTTAAGGATAACTGGGTCGGCCACGAAAAACTGTATGCATTGGTCAATAGTTCGAAGGTGCGACACTACGGCAATGATGATGACTATGCGGATGATCTGTTCAAATTCATGTTTGAATGCTACTGCCGTCATATTAGCGGTAGAAAGACGCCGCGCGGTGGTGAATTTAGCCCTGGGGTTTACTCGGTCAACGCTAACGTTGGCATGGGCCTGAATACTAATGCTTCCATCGATGGACGTAAAAAATTCGAACCTATCTCCGATAATATGGGGCCAGTTCACACTGACGGCGGTTCCCATGATATCTGCGGGCCGACTGCGCTGGTGAATTCATTAACTAAAGTCGACCATAGTCTCGCGACTAACGGTACGTTGATGAACCTCAGGTTTCCACAGGAAGCCGTGGCTGGAGTCGAAGGGCGCGACAATCTGGTGAGCTTTATTGATGAGTATATTGCCAAGCAGGCGATGCACGTTCAGTTCAATATCATGAGCTCGGCAACCATGCGCGCCGCGCAGAAAAAGCCAGAGGATTATAAAGATATGCTGGTTCGCGTTGCGGGTTATAGTGCTTATTTTGTCGAACTCGGCAAACCGTTACAGAAAGATTTGATTCAGCGCACTGAACTTCATTTCTGA
- a CDS encoding response regulator transcription factor, producing MNYESVGQLNFFSEMSERQISAREFFSSVLLDSLERNFGFKKILISYFDTQGKFLSWVNWDGIHLDGKEHPYRKFIANDVVRHVIHQEAVADQLTYFNVTPRLYKSTDIINTIDYEHSGYVRFLEENFQQHYGVTMAFGINAYIQVAFFKNQQEGDFTDNEIATLNKIYVYVANSYKNFKKHEQAKIVSNIQNEIISSGEKAYLITDDFMHIMSSNEMAQGFLKDILGPSITEEISSTRPCNWLPFLLGNEGEGATTHRVQTRVIKDYIFKIYTYDQNYSNGIIDTYHWITISQKEDRKVNDYSGIKLPLTQAEQKVAGLMYNGLTYQAIADELVISYHTVKKHIQNIYIKCGVNSRFQLYKWFEDK from the coding sequence ATGAACTACGAAAGTGTTGGTCAGTTAAATTTTTTTTCGGAAATGTCAGAACGACAAATATCTGCACGGGAATTTTTTAGTAGCGTCTTATTGGATTCTCTCGAGCGAAACTTTGGTTTCAAAAAAATCTTAATTTCATATTTCGATACCCAGGGGAAGTTTCTTTCATGGGTCAACTGGGATGGTATTCATCTTGATGGTAAAGAGCATCCATACCGTAAGTTTATCGCGAATGATGTTGTCAGGCATGTGATACATCAGGAAGCGGTGGCCGATCAACTCACTTACTTTAATGTCACACCTAGACTATATAAATCAACCGATATTATTAACACGATCGATTATGAACATTCTGGTTACGTACGATTTCTCGAGGAAAATTTCCAGCAGCATTATGGCGTGACAATGGCATTTGGTATCAATGCCTATATTCAGGTGGCTTTTTTTAAAAATCAGCAAGAGGGCGACTTCACTGATAATGAAATAGCTACGTTAAATAAAATATATGTTTATGTAGCCAACTCATACAAAAACTTCAAGAAGCACGAACAGGCTAAAATTGTCTCAAACATTCAAAATGAGATCATCTCTTCAGGTGAGAAAGCATACTTAATCACTGATGATTTCATGCACATCATGAGTTCAAATGAAATGGCTCAGGGTTTTTTGAAAGATATTCTGGGCCCCTCGATTACCGAAGAGATTAGCAGTACCAGGCCTTGTAACTGGCTCCCATTTTTATTAGGTAATGAAGGTGAGGGAGCTACCACTCATCGTGTCCAGACTCGGGTTATAAAAGACTATATTTTTAAAATCTATACTTATGACCAAAACTATTCAAATGGAATTATTGACACCTACCATTGGATCACCATTTCTCAGAAAGAAGATCGAAAAGTTAATGACTACTCTGGCATCAAATTACCTTTGACCCAGGCGGAACAGAAAGTTGCCGGGCTGATGTATAACGGGTTAACGTATCAGGCAATTGCTGATGAACTGGTAATTAGTTACCATACTGTAAAAAAACACATACAAAATATATACATTAAATGCGGCGTTAACAGTCGTTTTCAATTATATAAATGGTTTGAAGATAAATAG
- the hpfH gene encoding (2S)-3-sulfopropanediol dehydratase activating enzyme, translated as MNQSPPGIIFNIQRFTIHDGPGLRTELFLKGCPLRCEWCSNPESFMPYAQVGVYKTKCISYKKCAACEETCPQENVLQFYRGKLTSIERHDCTNCLDCHNACPSDAIKLWGKSMSVEECMKEIRKDKGYYERSGGGVTVSGGEPLLQSDFVAKLFQACRSEGIQTCLESSLYVPWKKVQNVLSYTDLIISDIKHMDPEIHKKYTKVSNDKILKNLIKLTAERHDIILRIPVIPNVNDDMANIEATADFILNELGGKIRTLQLLSFMRLGEEKYTALGLPYKMKNVKVNRRSFQKHIQMLAEYFNQRGIHCVVGTKEK; from the coding sequence ATGAATCAATCACCACCAGGGATTATTTTCAATATTCAGCGCTTCACTATCCATGATGGCCCAGGTCTGCGCACCGAGTTATTTCTAAAAGGTTGCCCGTTACGTTGCGAATGGTGCAGCAATCCTGAAAGTTTTATGCCTTATGCGCAGGTGGGGGTCTATAAAACAAAATGCATTTCTTATAAAAAATGCGCTGCTTGTGAAGAAACCTGCCCGCAGGAGAATGTACTGCAGTTTTATCGCGGAAAACTGACTTCAATAGAACGCCACGACTGTACAAACTGCCTGGATTGTCATAATGCCTGTCCTTCCGACGCGATTAAGCTATGGGGGAAATCTATGTCGGTAGAAGAGTGCATGAAGGAGATTCGTAAAGATAAAGGCTATTATGAGCGCTCTGGTGGCGGGGTGACGGTTTCTGGTGGCGAACCTTTACTGCAAAGTGATTTTGTCGCCAAATTGTTTCAAGCCTGCAGGAGTGAAGGGATTCAGACTTGTCTTGAGTCATCGTTATATGTGCCATGGAAAAAAGTGCAGAATGTTCTGTCGTACACCGACCTTATTATTTCAGATATTAAACATATGGATCCTGAAATTCATAAAAAATATACTAAAGTATCTAATGATAAAATTCTGAAGAATTTAATAAAGTTAACAGCAGAAAGACATGACATCATTTTACGTATTCCGGTTATTCCAAATGTGAATGATGATATGGCGAATATAGAAGCCACAGCCGATTTTATTCTTAATGAACTCGGCGGGAAAATCCGGACATTACAGCTCTTAAGCTTTATGCGTCTTGGTGAAGAGAAATATACTGCACTGGGCCTTCCTTATAAAATGAAAAACGTGAAGGTTAATCGCAGGTCATTTCAAAAGCATATTCAGATGCTAGCCGAATATTTTAACCAGCGCGGCATTCATTGCGTGGTGGGGACAAAAGAAAAATAG
- the rpmF gene encoding 50S ribosomal protein L32 yields MAVQQNKPTRSKRGMRRSHDALTAVTSLSVDKTSGEKHLRHHITADGFYRGRKVIAK; encoded by the coding sequence ATGGCCGTACAACAGAATAAACCAACCCGTTCCAAACGTGGCATGCGTCGTTCCCATGACGCTCTGACCGCAGTCACCAGCCTGTCTGTAGACAAAACTTCTGGTGAGAAACACCTGCGTCACCACATCACTGCCGACGGTTTCTACCGCGGTCGCAAGGTAATCGCTAAGTAA
- a CDS encoding Maf family protein — MSELILASTSPWRRMLLEKLSVPFECAAPDVDETPLPGESARQLVMRLAQAKAQALAERFPRHLIIGSDQVCVLDGEITGKPHSEENAHRQLRKASGTIVTFYTGLALYNSTNGHLQTECEPFDVHFRRLSDQEIDSYVRKENPLQCAGSFKSEGLGITLFERLEGRDPNSLIGLPLIALCQMLRREGFNPLLT; from the coding sequence ATGTCTGAACTGATCCTGGCGTCAACCTCTCCATGGCGGCGAATGCTGCTGGAGAAGCTTTCAGTACCTTTTGAATGCGCAGCACCAGACGTTGATGAAACACCGCTGCCGGGTGAATCGGCACGCCAGTTGGTGATGCGTCTGGCACAAGCAAAGGCCCAAGCCCTCGCCGAACGCTTTCCACGCCACCTTATTATAGGTTCTGATCAGGTTTGCGTCCTGGATGGCGAAATCACTGGCAAACCGCATAGTGAAGAAAACGCCCATCGCCAGTTGAGAAAAGCCAGCGGCACCATCGTGACCTTCTACACTGGTCTGGCGCTGTACAATTCAACTAATGGTCATTTACAGACCGAATGCGAACCCTTTGACGTTCATTTCCGCCGTTTAAGCGACCAGGAAATTGACAGCTATGTGCGCAAAGAAAACCCACTACAATGCGCTGGAAGTTTCAAAAGCGAAGGATTAGGCATCACGCTTTTCGAACGCCTCGAAGGGCGAGACCCCAACTCGCTGATCGGCCTGCCGCTCATTGCCTTATGTCAAATGCTCCGTCGGGAAGGGTTTAACCCACTGCTCACCTAG
- a CDS encoding transporter permease, translating to MNDSGASVGIAGLISELSLDGGLLTIIVFVVLARIISESTNSTASAAVVLPIVLGFTTKLGLNPIPYWFITVMAFNAEFMLPISVRAIPVAYGLDARAMFKGGSLMALIHIIFVVIVGYTCLKFWPTFSQLSDFMK from the coding sequence GTGAATGACTCTGGTGCAAGCGTTGGAATCGCCGGCCTTATCTCAGAACTATCGCTCGATGGTGGACTGCTTACCATTATTGTATTTGTGGTTCTGGCCCGCATCATTTCTGAATCAACAAACTCAACTGCCTCAGCTGCAGTCGTACTGCCTATTGTCCTTGGATTTACCACCAAGCTTGGTTTGAATCCTATTCCCTACTGGTTTATTACCGTGATGGCCTTCAACGCAGAATTTATGCTGCCCATCAGCGTTCGGGCAATCCCAGTAGCCTATGGCCTGGATGCCAGGGCCATGTTCAAAGGAGGAAGCCTGATGGCTCTCATCCATATCATATTCGTGGTGATTGTCGGTTATACATGCTTGAAATTTTGGCCGACGTTCAGCCAACTCTCAGATTTTATGAAATAA
- the plsX gene encoding phosphate acyltransferase PlsX: MTRLTLALDVMGGDFGPSVTVPAALQALHSNSQLTLLLVGDPDTITPLLAKADFEQRSRLQVIPAQSVIASDARPAQAIRASRGSSMRVALELVKEGRAQACVSAGNTGALMGLAKLLLKPIEGIERPALVTMLPHQLKGKTVVLDLGANVDCDSTMLVQFAVMGAVLAEEVIGIQNPRVALLNIGEEEMKGLSSIRDAAAVLKTLPTLNYIGYLEANELLTGKTDVLVCDGFTGNVTLKTMEGVVRMFLSLLKSQGEGKKRSWWLFLLKRWLQKSLSRRFSHLNPDQYNGACLLGLRGSVIKSHGAANQRAFSVAIEQAVQAVQRQIPQRIAARLESLYPTGFELPEGGRSGSSGSQTGITGND; this comes from the coding sequence TTGACACGTCTAACCCTGGCGTTAGATGTCATGGGGGGAGATTTCGGACCCTCCGTGACAGTGCCTGCAGCATTGCAGGCACTGCACTCTAATTCACAACTCACACTTCTTTTAGTCGGCGATCCCGACACTATCACGCCATTACTAGCCAAAGCTGATTTTGAACAACGTTCACGTCTGCAGGTGATTCCTGCGCAGTCAGTTATTGCCAGTGATGCGCGTCCCGCACAAGCGATCCGCGCCAGTCGCGGTAGCTCAATGCGCGTGGCGCTGGAGTTAGTGAAAGAAGGGCGGGCACAGGCCTGCGTTAGCGCGGGCAATACCGGGGCGCTGATGGGGCTGGCGAAACTGCTGCTCAAACCCATCGAAGGGATTGAGCGTCCTGCGCTGGTAACGATGTTGCCGCATCAGCTAAAGGGCAAAACGGTGGTGCTGGATTTAGGCGCTAACGTGGATTGCGATAGTACGATGCTGGTGCAGTTTGCGGTGATGGGGGCAGTTTTAGCCGAAGAAGTCATCGGTATCCAAAATCCCCGAGTTGCATTATTGAACATTGGCGAAGAAGAGATGAAAGGTCTCAGCAGTATTCGCGATGCGGCGGCGGTTTTGAAAACCTTGCCAACCCTCAACTATATTGGCTATCTGGAAGCCAACGAATTGTTGACGGGTAAGACGGATGTTTTGGTTTGTGATGGATTCACGGGCAACGTCACATTAAAAACGATGGAAGGTGTGGTCAGAATGTTCCTTTCACTGTTGAAATCACAGGGAGAGGGGAAAAAAAGGTCGTGGTGGCTGTTTTTATTAAAGCGTTGGTTACAAAAAAGCCTGTCGAGGCGATTCAGTCACCTCAACCCCGACCAGTATAATGGCGCCTGTCTGTTAGGATTGCGCGGTTCCGTGATTAAAAGTCACGGTGCTGCCAATCAGCGCGCTTTTAGCGTAGCGATAGAGCAGGCAGTGCAGGCGGTGCAGCGGCAGATCCCTCAGCGGATTGCCGCTCGCCTGGAATCTTTATACCCTACAGGTTTCGAACTGCCTGAGGGCGGCAGAAGCGGGAGTTCCGGTTCTCAGACTGGGATAACTGGTAACGACTGA